From the Limimonas halophila genome, one window contains:
- the fusA gene encoding elongation factor G, with amino-acid sequence MTARQTPLQRYRNIGIAAHIDAGKTTTTERILYYTGRSHKIGEVHEGAAVMDFMSQEQERGITITSAATTAFWRDHRVNIIDTPGHVDFTIEVERALRVLDGAIAVFDSVGGVEPQSETVWRQADRYSVPRIAFVNKMDRMGANFGRCVQMMRDRLNATPLVMQLPIGSESEFKGVVDLVSMQAIIWRDETLGAKFDYLEIPDELKEEAQSARDALVELAVEQDEEVMEAYLEGQEPDEETLKRCIRTGTCNLSFVPVMLGSAFKNKGVQPLLDAVVDYLPSPSDVPAIRGVVPDTEEEVTREPGDDQPMSALAFKIMADPYVGTLTFVRVYSGQLIKGTQVYNPLKHKRERVGRMLLMHANHREEVEHALSGDIVAIAGLKDTTTGETLCDQKAPVVLERMEFPDPVIEVAVEPKSKADQEKMATALARLAQEDPSFQVNIDEESGQTVIKGMGELHLEVLIDRLKREFKVDANIGAPQVAYREAITQRAEVDYTHKKQTGGAGQFARVKIVFEPLETGEGFQFENAVVGGAVPKDYVPGVERGLRESKEAGVLAGFPLIDFKATLVDGLSHDVDSSIMAFEIATRQAFREGIPKAKPVLLEPMMQVEIVTPEEYMGDIIGDMNSRRGNVEGMEERGGARVLTAYAPLANMFGYVKTLRSISQGRAQFSMFFSHYDRVPQAVADEVVAKMA; translated from the coding sequence ATGACCGCCCGCCAGACCCCGCTCCAGCGATATCGCAACATCGGTATTGCCGCGCACATCGACGCCGGCAAGACCACGACGACCGAGCGGATTCTTTACTACACGGGCCGATCCCACAAGATCGGCGAGGTCCATGAGGGTGCGGCCGTCATGGACTTCATGTCCCAGGAGCAGGAGCGGGGGATCACGATCACCTCCGCCGCCACGACGGCGTTCTGGCGGGACCACCGTGTGAACATCATCGACACGCCGGGCCACGTCGACTTCACCATCGAGGTCGAGCGCGCACTGCGCGTGCTGGACGGCGCGATCGCGGTGTTCGACAGCGTGGGCGGTGTCGAGCCGCAGTCCGAGACGGTCTGGCGCCAAGCCGACCGGTACAGCGTTCCGCGTATTGCGTTCGTCAACAAGATGGACCGCATGGGCGCCAACTTCGGTCGCTGCGTCCAGATGATGCGCGACCGGCTGAACGCGACGCCGCTGGTCATGCAGCTCCCGATTGGCTCGGAGAGCGAGTTCAAGGGCGTGGTCGACCTGGTTTCGATGCAGGCGATCATCTGGCGTGACGAGACCCTGGGCGCCAAGTTCGACTACCTCGAGATCCCGGACGAACTGAAGGAAGAGGCCCAGAGCGCGCGCGACGCCCTCGTCGAGCTGGCCGTGGAGCAGGACGAGGAGGTCATGGAGGCCTACCTCGAGGGCCAGGAGCCGGACGAGGAGACGCTCAAGCGCTGCATCCGCACGGGTACCTGTAACCTCTCATTCGTGCCGGTGATGCTCGGCAGCGCCTTCAAGAACAAGGGCGTGCAGCCGCTGCTGGACGCCGTGGTCGACTACCTCCCGTCGCCGTCGGACGTCCCGGCCATCCGCGGCGTGGTGCCGGACACCGAGGAAGAGGTCACGCGCGAGCCGGGTGACGATCAGCCCATGTCGGCGCTGGCCTTCAAGATCATGGCTGACCCGTATGTCGGAACGCTCACCTTCGTGCGCGTTTATTCCGGCCAGCTGATCAAGGGGACGCAAGTCTACAACCCGCTGAAACACAAGCGGGAGCGCGTCGGGCGCATGCTCCTCATGCACGCCAACCACCGCGAGGAGGTTGAACATGCGCTCTCGGGTGACATCGTGGCCATCGCCGGGCTGAAGGACACGACCACGGGTGAGACGCTCTGCGACCAGAAGGCTCCGGTCGTCCTGGAGCGCATGGAGTTCCCGGATCCGGTGATCGAGGTCGCGGTCGAGCCAAAGTCGAAGGCCGACCAGGAAAAGATGGCCACGGCGCTGGCCCGGCTGGCCCAGGAAGATCCGTCCTTCCAGGTCAACATCGACGAAGAGAGCGGCCAGACCGTCATCAAGGGCATGGGCGAACTGCACCTCGAGGTGCTGATTGATCGCCTCAAGCGCGAGTTCAAGGTCGACGCGAACATCGGTGCCCCGCAGGTTGCCTATCGCGAGGCGATCACGCAGCGCGCCGAGGTCGACTACACGCACAAGAAGCAGACCGGCGGTGCGGGTCAGTTCGCGCGCGTCAAGATCGTCTTCGAACCGCTCGAGACGGGCGAGGGCTTCCAGTTCGAGAACGCCGTCGTCGGCGGTGCGGTGCCCAAGGACTACGTCCCGGGCGTCGAGCGCGGCCTGCGCGAGAGCAAGGAGGCCGGTGTGTTGGCCGGCTTCCCGCTGATCGACTTCAAGGCGACGCTGGTCGACGGCCTGAGCCACGACGTGGATTCCAGCATCATGGCCTTCGAGATCGCCACGCGGCAGGCGTTCCGTGAGGGCATCCCGAAGGCGAAGCCGGTGCTGCTGGAGCCGATGATGCAGGTGGAGATCGTCACGCCGGAGGAGTACATGGGAGACATCATCGGCGACATGAACTCCCGGCGCGGCAACGTCGAGGGCATGGAGGAGCGCGGCGGCGCCCGCGTTCTCACGGCGTACGCGCCGCTGGCGAACATGTTCGGCTACGTGAAGACCTTGCGGTCGAT